ACCACCGCGCCGGCGATGTTGACGCCCGGCCCGACGCCGAGCAGCAGCAGGTGCGTCCCCGGCACGGCCACGCCCGTGTCCAGCAGGTGGTCGAAGCCGATGACCTGGTCCGCCGCGCCGACGTGCCCGATCGTGCTGCCGTACTCCCAGGTGGTGCGCGTGAGCGGCACGTCCAGTGGGCCGAGCCGGTCTTCGACGAGCTCGCGGCCGGCGTGGTTGAACAGGACCCGGTCGACCTCGTCGAGCTTGATGCCGGCCTCGTCGAGCAGCTGGTCGACCAGCGCGCCGAACTGCTGCACGAAGCGCAGCCCGCTGTTCGTGCCGAAGCCGCCGGAGCTGGCGAACTCGGCGAACCGCGCGCCGAAGTCCAGCCGCTGCCCGAGCGTCATGTCCGGCGGGAAGAGCGGCGTGTCGCCGCGGTGCAGGCCCTCCAGCTCGGCCAGCGTCACCGAGGAGACGGACAGGATCTCGGCGAAGCCGGCTTCCCGGCTGAGCACCAGCGCGCCCGCGCCGTCCGCCATGACCAGGCCCGGGTTGCAGCGCCACCGGTCCAGCAGCGGGGAGCCGCCGAAGTTGTCAGCGGCCACGAGCAGGGCCGACCGGTCGGTGGGCACCACGCGCAGCGCCGCGTCGGCCAGCAGGAGCGCGCCGAACATGCCGTTGCAGCCCTGCCGGATGCCGGTCGCGAACACGTCAGCGGCGTCCAGGTTGCGCTGCAGGTAGGCGTACGGGCACCAGCCCTCCGGACCGGAGTGGTAGACGTCGATGTGAAAGAGGTGGCTCAACGACCGCCCCGGCACGCCCGCGCGACCCAGTGCCGTCCGGGCCGCGGACAGCGCAAGGTCGGGAGCCGACTCGTCGCCGGCGATCGCGATGCTGACGAACCCGGTCGCCTCGGCCTCGTCGGCGTCGTACCAACCGGCGGCGACCGCGTCCTCGACCGGCACCCGGTCGGCGACCCGCACCCCTATCCCACGTACGAACAGTCCTGGTGTCCGCATTCCTTCACCACCGCCGGTAGTTCGTCCGTCCAAGTGGCGCCGTTCCGTGGTTCGGCGCCCTCGGAACACTATGTAGGCGGCCGAGGCGAGGCAAGCGAAGTCAGTTCGTGCGACAAAAACCCTATCGAGGTGGCAAATGACTGGTAAAAGCATGGCGGTGCGCGCGCGATGAACACCCATTCCCATGCGGCTCATCTCCCGGCCCTGGTCCGCGACGCGGCTGCCCGCACCCCGCACGCGCCGGCCGTTCGGGACGGCGACACCACGTTGTCCTATGTAGACCTTGACCGCCTCGCCGGCCGGTACGCGCAGGCCTTGGCCGCGTCGGGTGTCGGCCGCGGCGAGCGGGTCGTGCTCTGGACGTCCAAGAGCGTCGACACGGTGGCGGTCATGCAGGGCGCGCTGCGGCTCGGCGCCGTGTACGCACCCGTGACGCCGTCGAACCCCGTCGCGCGGGTCCTGCGCATCGCGGACGGCTGCGCCGCGACGGTCATCGTCACGGACGAGCCGGTGGCCGGCGACCCCCGGTTCGTCAGCCTCGGTGAGCTGCTCGCCAAGCCGGTCCTGCCGACGCCGCGCGTGCCTACGCACGACGTCACGCCGGAGCCGGACGACTGCGCGTTCATCCTCTACACCTCCGGTTCGACCGGTGAGCCGAAGGGCGTGTGCATCAGCCACCGCAACGCACTGGCCTTCGTGTGCTGGGCCGCGGACGAGACCGGCCTTGTCGCCGGCGACCGGCTCGCCAACCACGCGCCCTTCAACTTCGACCTGTCGGTCTTCGACATGTACGGCGCGTTCCACTCTGGAGCGTGCGTCGACCTGGTGCCGGCGGCGTTCGCGTACGCGCCGGAGGCCCTCACCGAGTTCCTGTTCGACCGCGGCATCACGGTCTGGTACTCGGTGCCGTCGGCGCTCCAGCTGATGATGAACGACGGCGGGATGCTCGACCGCGGCGTACCGGCCTCGTTGCGGGTCTGCGTGTTCGCCGGCGAACCGTTTCCGCTCGCCGACGCGCAGCGCCTGCGGGCCGCGTGGCCCTCGGTCCGGATGTTCAACTGGTACGGGCCGACGGAGACGAACGTCTGCACGTCCTACGAGATGACGGAGCGGGACCTGGCCGCGACCCGGCCGCTGCCGATCGGAAAGGCGTGCAGCTCCGACCGGGTGTGGCTCGACCCGCCCGGCGCCGAGATCGGCGAGATCGTCGTGGAGGGGCCCACGGTCATGCTCGGCTACTGGGGCCAGCCCCGCCACGAAGGGCCCTACCGCACCGGCGATCTGGGCCGGGTCGATCCCGACGGCAACTTCGAGTACGCCGGGCGCCGCGACCAGATGATCAAAGTGCGCGGCCACCGCGTGGAGCCCGGCGAGATCGAGACGGTCCTCGCCACGCATCCCGCGGTCGCCACGGCCGCGGTCGTCGTGGTCGGCACCGGCCTCGAGGCCCGCATCCTCGCCGTCGTCGTCGCGGCCGACGGCCAGCGCCCCACGCTCCTCGGGCTGAAGGCGCACTGCGTCGCCCACCTTCCCGGCTACATGGTGATCGACGCGCTGCGACTCGTCCCCGAGCTGCCCCGCACCTCCAACGGAAAGGTGGACCGGACCGCCCTCACGACCGGCTCGCCGGTCCGCGTCGGATAACCAACTCCGGTCTCAAAAGGCAGATTGCCCGCGCGGGCACCGCGGAGGTCGGCGGCGAGCCGGCGCTCGCCGAAATCCCCGACCTCCGCTGCCGGGCCCGCGCGACAAGCCCAACGGTTTTTGAAGCCCGACCCCCGCGGCGGGTGAGGCCGCGGGAGCGACGGTCCGGACCACGACGGGCGTCGCGGTAGCTCACCTCTGCCTTTGTCCAAAATGGAGCAACGACAATCGGCCCGACCGCGGTGGTCGGGCCGATCGCGTTTTCGGGTCAGGCCGGTGTCGCCTCGGCGGCGGCCCGCCGCAGCGCCCGGTCGCAGGCGGCCAGGTGCACGCCCAGCGCGTCCTCGTAGCCGACGCTCTGTGCCTCCGAGGTGAGCTGCCGGCGCACGGCCAGCTCGGTCCCGGAGCCGGCCGCGACGCGGCGGACGGCCGCCGCGAGAGCCGCGGAGGGATCACCGCTCACCTCGTGCACGAGGTGCAGGTCGCGCGCCTCGTTAGCGGTCAGCGCACCGCCGAACAGCGCCGCCCGGCGGACCACGCCGGCCGGCAGCTGGCGGGACAGCCGGTAGAGCGACATCCCCGGCCACATGAGGTCGCCCTCGGTCGAGAGCACCAGCCGGGCCGACTCGCCGGCGATCCGCAGGTCGGTCACGAGCAGCGCGTCCAGCGCGGCCCCGCCGCAGTCGCCGGTGGCCACCGCGATCGTGGCGGCCGGAAGCCGCTCCAGGCGGCGCAGCGCCTGCTCCCATTTGCTCACGAGCTTGACCGTCAGCCCGCCGGCACGCGCCCCCGCGGGCGCACCGGCCGCCTGCACCACCACGATGGCCTTGCCATCGAGGTCTTCCGCCCGGTCGCAGGCCGCGGCGACGGCGGCGGTGTGGTCGACCAGCCGCCCGTCCGCGCCGTCGATCCGGACCACCAGAACATCGCCGTCGCCCGACACGCTCACGTCGGTGAACATGTTGCTCCCCCCGTTCACCACTGCACCAGCACCGTCTCGATTGTGGAGCCCGGTCCCATCGTCATCAGTACGCCGTAGTCCCCCGGCGCCACGATCCGCTCGCGCAGCAGGCGCTGGTAGGAGAAGAGGAACGAGCCGCTGGACAGGTTGCCGTAGTCGCGCAGCACACCGGTCGTGTGCCGCAGGTCGTGCCGGGTCAGCCCCAGGTTCACCCGCACCGCGTCGATGACCTTCTTGCCGCCGGAGTGGACCAGCCAGTGCTTGACGGCGCCGCGGCGCAGGCCGGCACCGGACAGCAGGCGGTCCACGACCTGCTCCGCGTGCGCGCCCACCACATACGGGATCTCGGGGTCGAGGAAGAAGCTGAACTTGTTCTGCTCGTCGTCCCAGTCGTAGCGCATCGCGTCGAACGCGTCGGTGATGATGTGGCTGGCGAACGACAGCACGCGCGGGCCGTCGAAAGCGGCCTCGCCGCCGGTCGCGGGCGCCATCAGCGCGATGGCCGCCGCGCCGTCGCCGAAGAGGCTGTTGACCACCGCGGTGCGCATCGTCGAGTCCATCACGTACGCCGCGGAGCACGCTTCCGCGCACACCATGACGGCCACGCGGCCCGGGTTGGCCTTCGCCCAGTTGGCGGTCGCGTTGAGCCCGTTGAGGCCGGCGTTGCAGCCCATGCCGACGACGTCGGCGCGGTGGCAGCTCGGGTCGATGCCGAGCTCGCGGATGAGCAGCGCGGTCAGGCCCGGCGTGAGGAAGCCGGTGGACGTCACGCAGCACAGGTAGTCGATGGCCGACAGCGTGATGCCCGCGTCCGCCAGCGACGCCCGCAGCGCGTCGGCGCCCATCTCGACCGCGAGCTTCTTGTGCTTCTGCAGCAACGCACCCTGCCGCTCCTCGGCGAAGGTGCCGTCAGCATTGAGCGGCGGCACCGTCAGGTGCCGCCGCTCGATGGCGCTGTTGCCGAACACCGAACGCACCTTCGGGTCGGCGATCCGGAACATGTCGAGCAGCTCCTGCTGCGTGTACGACATGTCGGTGACAGCCGTGCCGACGCCGATGATCTGCGCGTCCGGGACGACCGTCTCGTGCCGGGCCGCACTGAGGGCGTGGGGCGCCGGGGCGTTGAGGGTCAGTGTCATCGGAACGTCCACCCCCACATACGGGGTTTGCTGCGCGGACGGAACACTACCGTGGTCATGTCGACCGCCTTTCTGCGTCGTTCGGACATGGGTAGGGATACCGGCACGGGACAGCGGACGCTGTCCCGTGCCGTCGTCGTTTGGCCCACGCGACACAGCGCGCGGGAGCTGAGCGGGCAACGGCGCCAATCAGGCCGTTTCGGCGGTGCGTTGCTCGAGTTCGTTGGCCAGCTGCAACCACTCATCCGCACAAACCCGAGCCACGTTAGCGACTATGTACGTGCAGTGTGGAGGCACCTTACCCACCACATCAAGCCGCTCATCCGACCGGATCGCACGCGAAAAAATCCACCGCAACAACATCCGACCAGACTCCGTAAACCGCAACGACGGATCACTCTGCAACCCACGCAACATCGAAGCCAACCGCGGACCCTCAACACCACCCACACCAAACGACTTCACACCCGAACCATCACCACGCCCACGACGCACCGACGGCACCGGATCCTCACCACGCTCAATCCGCTTCCGCACATCCCGCACCGTCGACGGCGACACCCCCGCCTCCCGCGCCACCTCACGCAACGACGCACCCGGCCGCTCACGAATAATCGCCGAAGCCCTCAACCGACCCTCAGCATTATCCAACGGACGCACCCGACCATCCCGACCAGTCCGCGCCCGCACCTCACCATCCCCACCACCCAACGAACGACGACGAACATTCCCCACCGTCCGCGCACCCAACCCCGTCACCGACGCAATCGCCCGATCCGACCAATTCGGATGCGACGCAATAATCCGCTCCGCAGCCCGCGTCCGATCCGCCAACGACAACGGCAACCCATGAGCAATATTCGTCTGCACCGCAAGCACAAACGCTTCCTGCTCCGAACCATCAAAAAACCGAACCTCAATCAACTCGTCACCACGCAACAACGCAGCACCAAGCCGATGATTACCATCAATCACCCGCATCGAAGAACGATGCACAATAATCGGAGGCAACCGCTGATCCACACTCGCCAACATACGAGTATGCTCAATATCCTCCCCCGCCTGCCGCGGCGAATTCGCCGGCAGGATGGTTTTGACCGGCACCCATTCTGTTTCCACAGTCTCCGCGGGTGTTGCCTGGATCAATACCGACGAACTTCTCCACACCGCTGGTTTGGGTTGGTCCAGGACCGTCCCGACCAAACTCGCTTGTTCCACGCCTGTCGTCCTCCCCCGTTTGCGTGCAACTCCTGGCAAAACGCGAAGACCAATCGCTTTTCGCGCTCACAGCCGCCAAGAAGATCGATGCCCGTAATGACTGCGAAGCTAGCCGACGGGGACACACGTGTGCGACCGCGCACTTTACGCACTCGAACATCGATGCGAGGGGCGGATGCGAGGGGAACTTGCGTTCGCCAATAGCGGGTTTGGTGCCGATTTGCACTGCATTGGGGCGACTGCGCCATCACGCAGTCATACGAACGTAGGAGGCGATCTTACCCAACAGGGCGCCTGTTTCACCAGGGCGGGTCAAGCGAGCCGGCCCGGTAGGCGGCGCGACGTAACCCTCCGTCGTCATATCTCGCTCCACTGGCGGCGGAGACTCCCCCGCGCGACCCCATGGACATCGATTGTCACTTTTCGGCAAAGCTAACGAGAATACGATTTCCCTGCCCTGGAGCAGCAGATCTTTGCACTGCCCGTGAATCTATTGCAGCCTCAAGCAAATGCCAAGCCGACACGCTTGGTTATGGTTTGGTTAGCCCTGCGTCGACTGGAGATTACTGGCTCATGGCGATCTGGGCGTTGATGAACCGGGCCAGGCGAGCGGTCCCCTCCGCAATCTGCGCGCCGGTGAGGTAGCTGGTCGACAGCCGGATGCCCCGCTCGCCCCCGCCACCGGGATGGAAGTAGGACATCGGCGTCCACAGCACTCCGAACTCTTCTGCGGAACGCACCAGGGCCGCGTTGTCGGCGCGGAAGGGTACGGAGACGCTCAGGAAGAAGCCGCCGCTCGGCCTGTTCCAGGTGACGCCCAGCTCGGTGCGGATGGCCGGCGGAAACCGCTCGTCGAGCTGCTCCAGCATCAGGCGCATCGACTCGCCGTAGTGGGTGGCCGGTCCGGCGTTGAGGGCGGTGAGGCTGCTGTCCGCGGCGAGGAGCGCGCCCGCGACCGCCGCCTGGCTCAGCGACGAGGTGTTCACCGTCACCATGCTCTTGATCCTGGTCAGCTCGCCGGCGAGCAGGCCCGCCCGACCGTCGTCGTCGACCACCGGCTGGTCGGCGACGACGAAACCCACCCTCGCGCCCGGGAAGATCGTCTTCGAGAACGAGCCGAGGTGAACGACCTGCCGCCGCGTGTCCAGCGACTTGAGCGTCGGCAGCTGCGCGCCAGGACTCACCAGCCGGTACGGGCTGTCTTCCAGCACCAGGACGCCGGCCTGCGCGGCGATGTCGAGCAGCACCCGCCGCGCCTGCAGCCGCATCGTGGTACCGGCCGGGTTGGAGTGGTCCGGGATGACGTAGAGCGCCTTCGGGCGGCGACCCCGCGCCACCTGCGCCGCGATCGTCTCGGCCACGTCGGCGGGGTCGAGCCCGTCCGCCCGTTCCAGGACGGGCACCACCTCGATGTCGAGCAGCCGCGCCACCCCGCTGATGCCGACGTAGCAGGGGCTGGACACGAGCAGCACGTCGCGCGGTTCGGAGAACAGCGCGCGCAGCGTGAGAAGCATCGCCTCCTGCGCGCCCACGGTCACCACAATGGACTCGGCCGCCACGTCGATGCCTTCGTCGCGCCGCAGCGTGTCGGCGATCAGCTCGCGGATCTGCCCGGCCGTCGGGCCGTACTGGTACATCGCGCTGCGGATCTGCTGGGGTGTACGCCCCTCGTCCTCGAGGTGCTTGAGGTACCGCCTGATGTGGTCGAAGATCTGCTCGGTCGAGAAGAACTCGTCGTTGGGACGCCCCGGCGCGAACGAGATCGCCTCGGGGTAGCGCATCGCGATCTCGTTCAAGAAGTTCATCGTGTCCATGACCGGGTCGGACAGGCTGGCGTGCAGCTCCGACCGGCGCAGCGCGATGCCGCCGCTGGCCGGCTCGACGGGCGTCACCAGGTCCGGGCCGGCCGCGGCCACGTCCTTGACCCCGGCGAGCGACATGGCCTCGACCAGCTCCTCCCGCACGATGTCGAGGACCTGGGCGACGCCGGCCTGGTCTCCGATCGCGAGCCCGTGCAGCACCGGGCGGCCGAGCAGCACGCCGTCCGCGCCGAGCGCGAGCGCGGCCAGCACGTCGGTGCCGCGGCGCACCCCGCCGTCGACGAGGACCGCGCAGGTCCCCGCCACCGCGGCGGCGACCTCGGGCAGCACGTCGAGTGCCGGCGGCGCACCGTCGAGCTGGCGGCCGCCGTGGTTGGACACCACGACACCCTGCGCGCCGGCCTTTGTCGCTTCGAGCGCGTCGGCCCCGCTGAGGACGCCCTTCACCACGACGGGCAGCGAGCTTTCCGCACGCAGCCACTCCACGAACGACCAGTCGAGCGCCGGGTCGAGGTCGGCCCCGCCGGGAAGGTTTGCCGCTCGCACGCCCGCGGGGAGCGTGAACCCGTTGCGCTCGTCGCGCAGCCGCCGGCCCGGGTGCGGCGTGTCCACGGTGAGCACCAGTGCCCCGAAGCCCGCGGCCTGCGCACGTGCCACAAGGTCCCGCGTGATCCCGCGGTCGCGGAAGCAGTACACCTGCGCCCACAGCGGCGCGCCGGCCGCCTCGGCGAGCTCCTCGAACGTGCGCCCGGCGAACGCGCTCACCACGACCGGGAGGCCCGCGGCAGCGGCGGCGCGCACGGTCGCGAGCTCACCGTCCGGGTGCAGCAGCGTCTGGTACTCCAGCGGGGCGACGCCGAACGGCGCGGCCCACCGCCGGCCGAGGATCGTGGTGTCGGTGCGCGGCGTGCCGGCGGCCCGGAGCGCGGTCGGGCGCAGCCAGAACCGGTCGAAGGCGGCGCGGTTGGCGGCGAGGGTGCGCTCCTGCCCCGCTCCGCCCTCGATGTAGTCCCAGATCGCCGGCTCGAGTCGCGACTCGGCCAGCCTGGCTACGTCGGCGAGGGTCTGGATGCTCATGCACCGCCTCCTACTTGTCTCACTGGTGAATCCCGCTGCGAGGCGCCGGCGGGGCGTCGTCGACCGGGTGGGCCGCTTTCCACGCCCGCCACGCCTCGTCGTTCATGCCGAGGCGCCAGTAGCCGGAGATCGACAGCTGGTCCTTGCGCAGGCCGCGCTCCTTGAAGAGGTGCCGGCGCAGCAGGTGGGTCGCCCTGGCCTCGCAGTGCACGAACGCGTCGACCTCCCCGTCGCCGAAGCGCATCCGCTCGACGGTACGGACGACGTCGTCGCCCTCGGCCCGGTGCAGCCAGGTGACGTCCAGGTCGGCGGCGCTCACCAGCGGCTGGTGGTCGGCGGCGTCGGTGACGTCGAGGACCACGCGGGCCCGCGCGCCGATGTCGAGGGCCTCCAGCGCCGCGGCTATCGCGGGCAGCGCCACCTGATCGCCGACGAACAGGTGCCAGTCGGCGTGCTCGTTCGGCCGGTACCGCCCGCCCGGCCCCTGCATGAGCACGTCGTCGCCGGGCTCGACGCTCGCGAGCCACGACCGCGCCAGGCCGGGGCGGCCGTGGTCGAAGAAGTCGATGGCGAGCTCGCCGGCCAGCCAGTCGACGTACCGCACGGTGTAGGTGCGGGTGCGCGGCCAGTGCTCGCGCGGCAGCCGGGCGAGGATCCACCGCATGTCGAAGTCGTCCGGGTACGTGACGCCCGCCCGGGGAAAGAGGATCCGGACGTGAGCGTCGGTACACCCGTTCTCCTGGAAGGCCGACAGCCCCGGACCACCGGCCACCATGCGGGTGACGCGCGGACTGATCCTCTGGAGGCTGCGGACCGTGAGCCGGAAGGTGGGGCACCCGTTGACCGAGCCGCGGACCGCGGTGGTGCCCGCGAGCGGGGGTCGGGTCAGCCGCACCATCTGGCTGCCCTCCCCTGTGGACGCGATGGCGTTGGATTTGTTGGATGTTCCGCCAGCGTCACAGGGTGATGCGGCGGGCGCAATCGATGTACAACCGAAGCGGTGACTCAGTCGCACAGGCTGGGATAGGTTCGTGCGCTTCCGCGGTGTTGACGGTGTCGCGCCCCACGATGCGATAGTGAAACACGCTCCACTCTCCGGCCGCGCCTCTCGCGGACCGTCCTATTCGGAGGATTCACGTGCCGTACCTGGCCGCCAACGGCATCCAGCTCTCCTATCAGCGCTCCGGTAGCGGCGAACCCGTCCTGCTCATCATGGGATCGTCGGCCGCGGGTCACGTCTGGACGTTGCATCAGACACCCGCGCTGCACAAGGCGGGATACGAGACCGTCGTATTCGACAACCGCGGCATCCCGCCGTCGGACGCGCCGCCCGGAAAGTACACGCTCCCCGAGCTGGTCGCCGACACCAAGGCCCTCATCGAGGAGCTCGACCTCGCCCCCTGCCGGATCGTCGGCACGTCGATGGGCGCGATGATCGCGCAGGAGCTGGCGATCGGCTGGCCCGACCTGGTCCGCTGCGCGGTGCTGATGGCCACACGAGCCCGGGCGGACGCCGTCCGTCTGGCTCAGGCCGCCGCCGACCGCGCCCTGATCGAGAGCGGGATCAAGCTGCCGGCGAAGTACGAGGCCGTCGAGACGGTCATGAAGATGCTGTCGCCGACAACCCTCAACAACGACGACGCCATCGCCGGGTGGCTGGAGGTCTTCGAGCTCGCGGGCGAGGCGAGCACCACGGCCAGCGGCCAGGTGTGGGTCGACCTCCTCCAGGACCGCCGCGACGCCCTCCGCACGATTTCCGCTCCTTGCCGCGTCATCGGCTTCGCCGACGACCTGATCACCCCGTCACACTTGGCCGCCGAGGCCGCGGACGCCATTCCCAACTGCGACTTCGTGGAGATCCCCCGCTGCGGCCACCTGGGCTACCTGGAGCGCCCCGACGAGGTGAACGCCGCCATCATCGAGTTCCTCGACAAAAACTGACGCCGCGTCTTCCTTGAGGCTCCCGCGGCCTCACCCTCCGCCGTAGCGCGGCCACCCTGACGCCCCAGTCCGCGGCTGGGCTCGGACCCTAGGGATGGGGCGGGAGGAAGCGGGACCCTCTCAAGCTGGTAGCAGCAATGCGCCCAGTCGACAGCCCGGCTATACCCGTCACCGCCACCGGCGCTCGCGGCCGCTTCCCCACCGCCGCGTCGCTGGCCGGGCTGGCCGGCGTCGCACTCTCGGCCGCCGGATGCGACAGGTCCGCGTGGCCGCGTTTCGGCTGGGCCGTCGACAACAACTCCGCGGCGCGGTCCATCGACTCGACACCGGATACGGATCAGCCGGCGAACCGAACGGACCCCGACACCGGCGCCCCGTAGGCCACCGGCAGCTCCGGCACCGACGGCGCCACCCCAACCGCTCGACGCGGTTTGAGGCCGGCCCTTGCTCTGTGCCGAAGAACGCCGGGGCCCTCTACACCGAAGCCAGCGCCTGCGGCCAGCGCCCCCACGCCGCGCGCATCCTGGCCCCAGGGCCCGCCTCGGGCCCTGCGACAACCGCCGACACCCGCGCTGTGAGCGTTCCCCTCGAAGGCTGGGCGCATTGCTGCTACCAGCTTGAGAGCGTCCCGCGGCCCAACCCCGGCGGGGGTTGGTTCTGCAAACGCGGAGGGTGAGGCCGCGGGAGCAACGGTCCGGACCATCGCGGACGTCGCGGTAGCTCAAAGCTTCTTCGGGTCGAAGGGTCAGGAATCCCTCCGCATCGGGCGCAGGGCGGGGCGCTCCGACTTCGTCGTCGGCAGCGCGCCGGCGAGCTCGGCCACCGTGGGCGCGTCGAAGAGCTCGCGGACCTCGACCTCGACGCCGAGGGCCGACCGGATCCGGGAGGTGAGCCGGACGGCGAGCAGCGAGTGGCCGCCGAGGTCGAAGAAGTTGTCGTCCACGCCGACCGAGTCAAGGCCGAGTACCTGGGCGAATGCGCCGCAGAGCAGCTCCTCCGTGCGGTTGGCCGGCTCCCGCCTCGGCCCGGCGGCCACCGCGGCGTCGGGCGCGGGCAGGGCCTTGCGGTCGAGCTTGCCGTTTGGCGTGAGGGGCAGCTCGAGCAGCACGACGACCGCGGCCGGCACCATGTAGTCGGGCAGGCGCTGGGCGGCGTACTTGCGCAGTGACGTGGGCAGCTCGCCATCCGCGTCCTCGGGCTCGTCCGGCACGACGTAGGCGACGAGTCGCCGGTCGCCGGTGCTGTCTTCGCGGGCCACCACGACAGCCTGGGCGACGGCCGGGTGGGTTTGCAGGACCGTTTCGATCTCGCCCGGTTCGATGCGGAAGCCGCGGATCTTGACTTGCTCGTCGGCGCGGCCGAGGAAGACGACGTTGCCACCGGCGGTCCACTTGGCACGGTCGCCGGTGCGGTACATCCGCTCGCCGCTGCCGAACGGGCACGCGACGAACCGGGCACCGGTCAGGCCCGCCTGGCGCACGTAGCCGCGGGCCACACCGGCACCGGCGACGTACAGCTCACCGGGCACACCGACCGGCACGGGCCGCAGCCCGTCGTCAAGGACGTACAGACGGGTGTTCCCGATCGGGGAGCCGACCGGGACCACGCCGCCCTCCACGGCGTCTGCGGTCAGCTGTGTGGTGGCGACACCGATCGTGGTCTCGGTCGGACCGTAGTGGTTGAACACCTTCCGGCCGTTCTGATCCGCCGCGGCCACCAGCTCCCGCAGCCAAGCAATCGGCGCTGCCTCACCACCCAGGACCAGGGACCGGGCCGGCAGCACTCCGGCGACATCGGAGCCGCTGGACAGCGCGGCGAGATGGGACGGGACAGCCTTTACGTAGTCGATGCGGTGCTCGGCCAGGTATCGAGATACCGCCGCCGGGTCCACGACCGCCCGCTCGTCGAGGATGTGCAGCTGACCGCCGGTCGCGAGGCTGATGAAGACCACCGTGTTGCCGAGGTCTGTCACCTGGGCTTGCAGCAGTGCGTAGCGGGCGTCCTGGCCGGTCCACTCCAGACGGTCCGACACGCTCGACACATAGTTGGTCAGCGAGCCGTGGGTGACCGCGACACCCTTCGGCGTGCCGGTCGAGCCCGAGGTGTAGATGACGTAGGCGAGGTTGCCCGCATTCGGCGTCACGCCGACCGGGGTGTCCGGGCTCGCGTTGATCATCATCTCCACCAGCGGAGAGTCGATCGCCACCAGACGCACCCGACCCGCCGGCAGATCGCCGATCACGTCCTCGGTGCCCAGCAGCATCGTGGCCTTGCTGTCCGCGGCCATGAACGCGATGCGGTCCACCGGCAGCGTGGCGTCCACCGGGAGATAGGCCGCGCCGGCCTT
The window above is part of the Phytohabitans houttuyneae genome. Proteins encoded here:
- a CDS encoding alpha/beta fold hydrolase is translated as MPYLAANGIQLSYQRSGSGEPVLLIMGSSAAGHVWTLHQTPALHKAGYETVVFDNRGIPPSDAPPGKYTLPELVADTKALIEELDLAPCRIVGTSMGAMIAQELAIGWPDLVRCAVLMATRARADAVRLAQAAADRALIESGIKLPAKYEAVETVMKMLSPTTLNNDDAIAGWLEVFELAGEASTTASGQVWVDLLQDRRDALRTISAPCRVIGFADDLITPSHLAAEAADAIPNCDFVEIPRCGHLGYLERPDEVNAAIIEFLDKN